A genome region from Gymnogyps californianus isolate 813 chromosome 4, ASM1813914v2, whole genome shotgun sequence includes the following:
- the MRPL35 gene encoding 39S ribosomal protein L35, mitochondrial isoform X1 produces the protein MRRARTAGPPCGEDRAVRSCPRQRPARRSTASSRPRRSVTFAGCRILRRWAPWAARCPGAGRALSGLSARCVVEVRAPAAAPLWKPRLPWGNLPGGGTASVLSSVTSLLPSILQQPVRTLTYCSLRNGKRKTVKAVVHRFLRLHNGLWVRRKAGYKKKLWKKSAAQKKRLRELVLCTRTQCKLLDKMTTSFWKRRNWYVDDPYQKYHDRTNLRV, from the exons ATGAGGCGGGCCCGGACCGCGGGGCCCCCCTGTGGCGAGGACAGGGCGGTCAGAAGCTGCCCCAGGCAGCGCCCCGCTAGGCGGAGCACCGCGTCGTCCCGCCCCCGGCGCAGCGTGACCTTCGCCGGCTGCC GGATCCTGAGGCGCTGGGCCCCGTGGGCCGCCCGCTGCCCCGGCGCGGGGCGCGCTCTCTCCGGTCTCTCCGCCCGGTGCGTCGTGGAGGTGCGGGCaccggcggcggccccgctgTGGAAACCGCGGTTGCCCTGGGGGAACCTGCCCGGGGGAGGCACCGCCTCGGTCCTCAGCAG TGTCACATCTCTACTTCCAAGTATACTTCAACAGCCAGTGAGGACTCTCACTTACTGTAGCTTACGgaatggaaagaggaaaactgtGAAAGCTGTCGTCCATAGGTTTCTCCGGCTGCACAATGGCCTTTGGGTTAGGAGAAAG GCTGGTTATAAGAAGAAACTGTGGAAGAAGTCAGCGGCCCAGAAGAAGCGTTTGAGAGAGCTGGTGTTGTGCACTAGAACGCAATGTAAACTCCTTGATAAAATGACCacttctttctggaaaagaagaaattggtATGTTGATGATCCCTACCAGAAGTATCATGATCGCACGAATCTTCGTGTGTAG
- the MRPL35 gene encoding 39S ribosomal protein L35, mitochondrial isoform X2 — MAAARGAAAGILRRWAPWAARCPGAGRALSGLSARCVVEVRAPAAAPLWKPRLPWGNLPGGGTASVLSSVTSLLPSILQQPVRTLTYCSLRNGKRKTVKAVVHRFLRLHNGLWVRRKAGYKKKLWKKSAAQKKRLRELVLCTRTQCKLLDKMTTSFWKRRNWYVDDPYQKYHDRTNLRV; from the exons ATGGCGGCGGCgcgcggggctgcggcgg GGATCCTGAGGCGCTGGGCCCCGTGGGCCGCCCGCTGCCCCGGCGCGGGGCGCGCTCTCTCCGGTCTCTCCGCCCGGTGCGTCGTGGAGGTGCGGGCaccggcggcggccccgctgTGGAAACCGCGGTTGCCCTGGGGGAACCTGCCCGGGGGAGGCACCGCCTCGGTCCTCAGCAG TGTCACATCTCTACTTCCAAGTATACTTCAACAGCCAGTGAGGACTCTCACTTACTGTAGCTTACGgaatggaaagaggaaaactgtGAAAGCTGTCGTCCATAGGTTTCTCCGGCTGCACAATGGCCTTTGGGTTAGGAGAAAG GCTGGTTATAAGAAGAAACTGTGGAAGAAGTCAGCGGCCCAGAAGAAGCGTTTGAGAGAGCTGGTGTTGTGCACTAGAACGCAATGTAAACTCCTTGATAAAATGACCacttctttctggaaaagaagaaattggtATGTTGATGATCCCTACCAGAAGTATCATGATCGCACGAATCTTCGTGTGTAG